In a genomic window of Bemisia tabaci chromosome 1, PGI_BMITA_v3:
- the gudu gene encoding armadillo repeat-containing protein gudu isoform X1 yields MSQRVEEDEKGQTQLGPREVYVEELPDNDDSSVCGGSSDEEDEDRWKDARKQQELPSEYWHIQKLIKYMKAGNQTATVIALVCLKDQDLTQEMNQEAIREIGGLEVLVNLLETNDFKCKLGALSILSQITASLDTRRTITDLGGIPLLVRLLYDPSSQLQMLAAETIANTARIRKARKIVRKKDGIPKLVDLLDVPQVYLGSSIEELDQEKQDTVAVVRGSSKALWSLSKSQKNREVMRKAGCVKLLARLLRSVHEDIVLPVIGTIQQCASESKYQLAIQTEGIVEDLVRYLSSPNDDLKTHAASAIFKCAEDMTTRNAVRQHGGLDPLVGLIKSEKTRSNQPLLAACTGAVWKCAISPDNVRRLDELRTVNTLVGLLAEEDEQVLTNVVGALAECAKLAHNRDVIRKVQGIPPLVNLLNLTNQPLLENTTRVLGECAWDSECMAEIEEMDGVRLIWSLLKNDSPKVQAEAAWALVPCVQNAKNSGELVRSFVGGLELMVRLLYSPDNQVLACVCAAIAKVAQDRENLAVISDHGVVQMLSHLVKTRAVNKQANKITETNPDSSRNKSELKQNLLEEEDDDNLREHLAAAIANCCNWSTNCHEFGRLGAVTSLVEYMISERKQVHRTTALALANLSQDPFNCITLHQSRVVPYLLETIGSTDEELQEASAICLSNIRKLALTADTLKI; encoded by the exons CAATTGGGACCGCGTGAAGTCTATGTGGAGGAACTGCCAGATAATGACGATAGCTCTGTATGTGGAGGCTCTTCTGACGAGGAGGATGAGGACAGATGGAAGGACGCTCGGAAGCAGCAAGAGTTGCCCTCGGAGTATtggcatattcaaaaattgatcaaatataTGAAg GCTGGAAACCAGACGGCAACAGTCATTGCTCTAGTGTGCCTTAAAGATCAGGATTTAACACAGGAAATGAATCAAGAAGCAATTCGAGAAATTGGCGGCTTAGAAGTCCTCGTAAACCTTCTGGAGACAAATGATTTCAAGTGTAAG CTTGGAGCTTTATCAATTTTGAGCCAAATAACAGCAAGTTTGGATACAAGGAGGACTATAACGGACCTTGGTGGAATACCACTTTTAGTCAGGCTATTGTATGATCCTTCATCTCAGCTTCAAATGCTGGCTGCTGAAACTATTGCAAATACAGCAAGAATTCGGAAAGCAAGGAAAATCGTCCGCAAGAAGGATGGAATCCCTAAACTT gTGGATTTGCTTGATGTGCCACAGGTATATCTGGGCTCATCAATAGAAGAGTTAGATCAAGAAAAACAGGACACAGTTGCAGTGGTACGGGGAAGTTCCAAAGCGCTCTGGTCCTTgtcgaaatctcaaaaaaaCAGAGAAGTCATGCGGAAAGCAGGATGTGTCAAACTTTTAGCCCGGTTGTTAAGATCTGTCCATGAAGATATTGTTTTGCCTGTGATTGGAACAATTCAACAATGTGCGTCTGAA AGTAAATACCAGTTAGCAATTCAGACTGAAGGAATAGTCGAAGATCTTGTCCGCTACCTGTCTAGTCCAAATGATGATCTGAAAACACATGCAGCCTCTGCGATTTTTAAA TGTGCTGAGGACATGACAACGAGGAATGCGGTACGTCAGCACGGAGGTCTTGACCCATTAGTCGGTTTAATAAAGTCCGAGAAAACGAGGAGTAATCAACCTCTCCTGGCAGCTTGCACAGGAGCTGTTTGGAAGTGTGCTATCAGTCCTGACAATGTACGTCGACTGGATGAATTGAGGACTGTGAACACATTGGTTGGACTTTTGGCAGAGGAAGACGAGCAA gttCTAACTAATGTTGTGGGTGCCCTTGCAGAATGTGCAAAACTGGCACATAACCGTGATGTGATTAGGAAAGTGCAAGGGATTCCACCTTTAGTGAATTTGCTGAACTTGACAAATCAGCCTTTACTAGAAAATACGACCAGAGTTCTTGGAGAGTGCGCATGGGACTCAGAATGCATGGCAGAAATTGAGGAGATGGATGGTGTTCGATTGATCTGGTCATTACTTAAAAATGACTCCCCAAAAGTGCAAGCCGAGGCAGCATGGGCCCTAGTTCCTTGTGTCCAAAATGCAAAG AATTCTGGGGAACTAGTTCGAAGTTTTGTTGGTGGACTTGAACTGATGGTCCGTCTTCTTTACTCTCCTGATAATCAAGTACTTGCATGTGTTTGTGCGGCAATTGCAAAAGTAGCTCAAGACCGGGAGAATTTAGCCGTCATCTCTGATCACGGAGTCGTTCAAATGCTCTCACACCTAGTCAAGACT CGTGCTGTTAACAAGCAAGCAAATAAGATTACAGAAACGAATCCAGACTCATCCAGAAACAAAAGCGAACTAAAACAGAATTTGCTAGAGGAAGAG gatgaTGACAATTTACGAGAACACCTTGCAGCAGCCATTGCCAACTGTTGCAACTGGTCAACAAACTGTCATGAATTCGGTCGTCTTGGGGCTGTTACATCTCTAGTTGAATACATGATTAGTGAGAGGAAGCAAGTTCATCGTACCACTGCCCTTGCTCTTGCCAATCTCTCTCAAGACCCTTTCAACTGTATTACGTTGCATCAAAGTAGAGTTGTGCCT TATCTACTCGAAACAATTGGATCAACAGACGAAGAATTGCAAGAGGCCTCTGCTATTTGTTTGAGTAACATCAGGAAACTTGCCCTCACTGCAgacactttgaaaatttaa
- the gudu gene encoding armadillo repeat-containing protein gudu isoform X4 has product MISSLGALSILSQITASLDTRRTITDLGGIPLLVRLLYDPSSQLQMLAAETIANTARIRKARKIVRKKDGIPKLVDLLDVPQVYLGSSIEELDQEKQDTVAVVRGSSKALWSLSKSQKNREVMRKAGCVKLLARLLRSVHEDIVLPVIGTIQQCASESKYQLAIQTEGIVEDLVRYLSSPNDDLKTHAASAIFKCAEDMTTRNAVRQHGGLDPLVGLIKSEKTRSNQPLLAACTGAVWKCAISPDNVRRLDELRTVNTLVGLLAEEDEQVLTNVVGALAECAKLAHNRDVIRKVQGIPPLVNLLNLTNQPLLENTTRVLGECAWDSECMAEIEEMDGVRLIWSLLKNDSPKVQAEAAWALVPCVQNAKNSGELVRSFVGGLELMVRLLYSPDNQVLACVCAAIAKVAQDRENLAVISDHGVVQMLSHLVKTRAVNKQANKITETNPDSSRNKSELKQNLLEEEDDDNLREHLAAAIANCCNWSTNCHEFGRLGAVTSLVEYMISERKQVHRTTALALANLSQDPFNCITLHQSRVVPYLLETIGSTDEELQEASAICLSNIRKLALTADTLKI; this is encoded by the exons ATGATTTCAAGT CTTGGAGCTTTATCAATTTTGAGCCAAATAACAGCAAGTTTGGATACAAGGAGGACTATAACGGACCTTGGTGGAATACCACTTTTAGTCAGGCTATTGTATGATCCTTCATCTCAGCTTCAAATGCTGGCTGCTGAAACTATTGCAAATACAGCAAGAATTCGGAAAGCAAGGAAAATCGTCCGCAAGAAGGATGGAATCCCTAAACTT gTGGATTTGCTTGATGTGCCACAGGTATATCTGGGCTCATCAATAGAAGAGTTAGATCAAGAAAAACAGGACACAGTTGCAGTGGTACGGGGAAGTTCCAAAGCGCTCTGGTCCTTgtcgaaatctcaaaaaaaCAGAGAAGTCATGCGGAAAGCAGGATGTGTCAAACTTTTAGCCCGGTTGTTAAGATCTGTCCATGAAGATATTGTTTTGCCTGTGATTGGAACAATTCAACAATGTGCGTCTGAA AGTAAATACCAGTTAGCAATTCAGACTGAAGGAATAGTCGAAGATCTTGTCCGCTACCTGTCTAGTCCAAATGATGATCTGAAAACACATGCAGCCTCTGCGATTTTTAAA TGTGCTGAGGACATGACAACGAGGAATGCGGTACGTCAGCACGGAGGTCTTGACCCATTAGTCGGTTTAATAAAGTCCGAGAAAACGAGGAGTAATCAACCTCTCCTGGCAGCTTGCACAGGAGCTGTTTGGAAGTGTGCTATCAGTCCTGACAATGTACGTCGACTGGATGAATTGAGGACTGTGAACACATTGGTTGGACTTTTGGCAGAGGAAGACGAGCAA gttCTAACTAATGTTGTGGGTGCCCTTGCAGAATGTGCAAAACTGGCACATAACCGTGATGTGATTAGGAAAGTGCAAGGGATTCCACCTTTAGTGAATTTGCTGAACTTGACAAATCAGCCTTTACTAGAAAATACGACCAGAGTTCTTGGAGAGTGCGCATGGGACTCAGAATGCATGGCAGAAATTGAGGAGATGGATGGTGTTCGATTGATCTGGTCATTACTTAAAAATGACTCCCCAAAAGTGCAAGCCGAGGCAGCATGGGCCCTAGTTCCTTGTGTCCAAAATGCAAAG AATTCTGGGGAACTAGTTCGAAGTTTTGTTGGTGGACTTGAACTGATGGTCCGTCTTCTTTACTCTCCTGATAATCAAGTACTTGCATGTGTTTGTGCGGCAATTGCAAAAGTAGCTCAAGACCGGGAGAATTTAGCCGTCATCTCTGATCACGGAGTCGTTCAAATGCTCTCACACCTAGTCAAGACT CGTGCTGTTAACAAGCAAGCAAATAAGATTACAGAAACGAATCCAGACTCATCCAGAAACAAAAGCGAACTAAAACAGAATTTGCTAGAGGAAGAG gatgaTGACAATTTACGAGAACACCTTGCAGCAGCCATTGCCAACTGTTGCAACTGGTCAACAAACTGTCATGAATTCGGTCGTCTTGGGGCTGTTACATCTCTAGTTGAATACATGATTAGTGAGAGGAAGCAAGTTCATCGTACCACTGCCCTTGCTCTTGCCAATCTCTCTCAAGACCCTTTCAACTGTATTACGTTGCATCAAAGTAGAGTTGTGCCT TATCTACTCGAAACAATTGGATCAACAGACGAAGAATTGCAAGAGGCCTCTGCTATTTGTTTGAGTAACATCAGGAAACTTGCCCTCACTGCAgacactttgaaaatttaa
- the gudu gene encoding armadillo repeat-containing protein gudu isoform X3: MSQRVEEDEKGQTQLGPREVYVEELPDNDDSSVCGGSSDEEDEDRWKDARKQQELPSEYWHIQKLIKYMKAGNQTATVIALVCLKDQDLTQEMNQEAIREIGGLEVLVNLLETNDFKCKLGALSILSQITASLDTRRTITDLGGIPLLVRLLYDPSSQLQMLAAETIANTARIRKARKIVRKKDGIPKLVDLLDVPQVYLGSSIEELDQEKQDTVAVVRGSSKALWSLSKSQKNREVMRKAGCVKLLARLLRSVHEDIVLPVIGTIQQCASESKYQLAIQTEGIVEDLVRYLSSPNDDLKTHAASAIFKCAEDMTTRNAVRQHGGLDPLVGLIKSEKTRSNQPLLAACTGAVWKCAISPDNVRRLDELRTVNTLVGLLAEEDEQVLTNVVGALAECAKLAHNRDVIRKVQGIPPLVNLLNLTNQPLLENTTRVLGECAWDSECMAEIEEMDGVRLIWSLLKNDSPKVQAEAAWALVPCVQNAKNSGELVRSFVGGLELMVRLLYSPDNQVLACVCAAIAKVAQDRENLAVISDHGVVQMLSHLVKTDDDNLREHLAAAIANCCNWSTNCHEFGRLGAVTSLVEYMISERKQVHRTTALALANLSQDPFNCITLHQSRVVPYLLETIGSTDEELQEASAICLSNIRKLALTADTLKI, encoded by the exons CAATTGGGACCGCGTGAAGTCTATGTGGAGGAACTGCCAGATAATGACGATAGCTCTGTATGTGGAGGCTCTTCTGACGAGGAGGATGAGGACAGATGGAAGGACGCTCGGAAGCAGCAAGAGTTGCCCTCGGAGTATtggcatattcaaaaattgatcaaatataTGAAg GCTGGAAACCAGACGGCAACAGTCATTGCTCTAGTGTGCCTTAAAGATCAGGATTTAACACAGGAAATGAATCAAGAAGCAATTCGAGAAATTGGCGGCTTAGAAGTCCTCGTAAACCTTCTGGAGACAAATGATTTCAAGTGTAAG CTTGGAGCTTTATCAATTTTGAGCCAAATAACAGCAAGTTTGGATACAAGGAGGACTATAACGGACCTTGGTGGAATACCACTTTTAGTCAGGCTATTGTATGATCCTTCATCTCAGCTTCAAATGCTGGCTGCTGAAACTATTGCAAATACAGCAAGAATTCGGAAAGCAAGGAAAATCGTCCGCAAGAAGGATGGAATCCCTAAACTT gTGGATTTGCTTGATGTGCCACAGGTATATCTGGGCTCATCAATAGAAGAGTTAGATCAAGAAAAACAGGACACAGTTGCAGTGGTACGGGGAAGTTCCAAAGCGCTCTGGTCCTTgtcgaaatctcaaaaaaaCAGAGAAGTCATGCGGAAAGCAGGATGTGTCAAACTTTTAGCCCGGTTGTTAAGATCTGTCCATGAAGATATTGTTTTGCCTGTGATTGGAACAATTCAACAATGTGCGTCTGAA AGTAAATACCAGTTAGCAATTCAGACTGAAGGAATAGTCGAAGATCTTGTCCGCTACCTGTCTAGTCCAAATGATGATCTGAAAACACATGCAGCCTCTGCGATTTTTAAA TGTGCTGAGGACATGACAACGAGGAATGCGGTACGTCAGCACGGAGGTCTTGACCCATTAGTCGGTTTAATAAAGTCCGAGAAAACGAGGAGTAATCAACCTCTCCTGGCAGCTTGCACAGGAGCTGTTTGGAAGTGTGCTATCAGTCCTGACAATGTACGTCGACTGGATGAATTGAGGACTGTGAACACATTGGTTGGACTTTTGGCAGAGGAAGACGAGCAA gttCTAACTAATGTTGTGGGTGCCCTTGCAGAATGTGCAAAACTGGCACATAACCGTGATGTGATTAGGAAAGTGCAAGGGATTCCACCTTTAGTGAATTTGCTGAACTTGACAAATCAGCCTTTACTAGAAAATACGACCAGAGTTCTTGGAGAGTGCGCATGGGACTCAGAATGCATGGCAGAAATTGAGGAGATGGATGGTGTTCGATTGATCTGGTCATTACTTAAAAATGACTCCCCAAAAGTGCAAGCCGAGGCAGCATGGGCCCTAGTTCCTTGTGTCCAAAATGCAAAG AATTCTGGGGAACTAGTTCGAAGTTTTGTTGGTGGACTTGAACTGATGGTCCGTCTTCTTTACTCTCCTGATAATCAAGTACTTGCATGTGTTTGTGCGGCAATTGCAAAAGTAGCTCAAGACCGGGAGAATTTAGCCGTCATCTCTGATCACGGAGTCGTTCAAATGCTCTCACACCTAGTCAAGACT gatgaTGACAATTTACGAGAACACCTTGCAGCAGCCATTGCCAACTGTTGCAACTGGTCAACAAACTGTCATGAATTCGGTCGTCTTGGGGCTGTTACATCTCTAGTTGAATACATGATTAGTGAGAGGAAGCAAGTTCATCGTACCACTGCCCTTGCTCTTGCCAATCTCTCTCAAGACCCTTTCAACTGTATTACGTTGCATCAAAGTAGAGTTGTGCCT TATCTACTCGAAACAATTGGATCAACAGACGAAGAATTGCAAGAGGCCTCTGCTATTTGTTTGAGTAACATCAGGAAACTTGCCCTCACTGCAgacactttgaaaatttaa
- the gudu gene encoding armadillo repeat-containing protein gudu isoform X2, producing the protein MSQRVEEDEKGQTQLGPREVYVEELPDNDDSSVCGGSSDEEDEDRWKDARKQQELPSEYWHIQKLIKYMKAGNQTATVIALVCLKDQDLTQEMNQEAIREIGGLEVLVNLLETNDFKCKLGALSILSQITASLDTRRTITDLGGIPLLVRLLYDPSSQLQMLAAETIANTARIRKARKIVRKKDGIPKLVDLLDVPQVYLGSSIEELDQEKQDTVAVVRGSSKALWSLSKSQKNREVMRKAGCVKLLARLLRSVHEDIVLPVIGTIQQCASESKYQLAIQTEGIVEDLVRYLSSPNDDLKTHAASAIFKCAEDMTTRNAVRQHGGLDPLVGLIKSEKTRSNQPLLAACTGAVWKCAISPDNVRRLDELRTVNTLVGLLAEEDEQVLTNVVGALAECAKLAHNRDVIRKVQGIPPLVNLLNLTNQPLLENTTRVLGECAWDSECMAEIEEMDGVRLIWSLLKNDSPKVQAEAAWALVPCVQNAKNSGELVRSFVGGLELMVRLLYSPDNQVLACVCAAIAKVAQDRENLAVISDHGVVQMLSHLVKTRAVNKQANKITETNPDSSRNKSELKQNLLEEEDDDNLREHLAAAIANCCNWSTNCHEFGRLGAVTSLVEYMISERKQVHRTTALALANLSQDPFNCITLHQSRVVPVSISSFTNNSLNPV; encoded by the exons CAATTGGGACCGCGTGAAGTCTATGTGGAGGAACTGCCAGATAATGACGATAGCTCTGTATGTGGAGGCTCTTCTGACGAGGAGGATGAGGACAGATGGAAGGACGCTCGGAAGCAGCAAGAGTTGCCCTCGGAGTATtggcatattcaaaaattgatcaaatataTGAAg GCTGGAAACCAGACGGCAACAGTCATTGCTCTAGTGTGCCTTAAAGATCAGGATTTAACACAGGAAATGAATCAAGAAGCAATTCGAGAAATTGGCGGCTTAGAAGTCCTCGTAAACCTTCTGGAGACAAATGATTTCAAGTGTAAG CTTGGAGCTTTATCAATTTTGAGCCAAATAACAGCAAGTTTGGATACAAGGAGGACTATAACGGACCTTGGTGGAATACCACTTTTAGTCAGGCTATTGTATGATCCTTCATCTCAGCTTCAAATGCTGGCTGCTGAAACTATTGCAAATACAGCAAGAATTCGGAAAGCAAGGAAAATCGTCCGCAAGAAGGATGGAATCCCTAAACTT gTGGATTTGCTTGATGTGCCACAGGTATATCTGGGCTCATCAATAGAAGAGTTAGATCAAGAAAAACAGGACACAGTTGCAGTGGTACGGGGAAGTTCCAAAGCGCTCTGGTCCTTgtcgaaatctcaaaaaaaCAGAGAAGTCATGCGGAAAGCAGGATGTGTCAAACTTTTAGCCCGGTTGTTAAGATCTGTCCATGAAGATATTGTTTTGCCTGTGATTGGAACAATTCAACAATGTGCGTCTGAA AGTAAATACCAGTTAGCAATTCAGACTGAAGGAATAGTCGAAGATCTTGTCCGCTACCTGTCTAGTCCAAATGATGATCTGAAAACACATGCAGCCTCTGCGATTTTTAAA TGTGCTGAGGACATGACAACGAGGAATGCGGTACGTCAGCACGGAGGTCTTGACCCATTAGTCGGTTTAATAAAGTCCGAGAAAACGAGGAGTAATCAACCTCTCCTGGCAGCTTGCACAGGAGCTGTTTGGAAGTGTGCTATCAGTCCTGACAATGTACGTCGACTGGATGAATTGAGGACTGTGAACACATTGGTTGGACTTTTGGCAGAGGAAGACGAGCAA gttCTAACTAATGTTGTGGGTGCCCTTGCAGAATGTGCAAAACTGGCACATAACCGTGATGTGATTAGGAAAGTGCAAGGGATTCCACCTTTAGTGAATTTGCTGAACTTGACAAATCAGCCTTTACTAGAAAATACGACCAGAGTTCTTGGAGAGTGCGCATGGGACTCAGAATGCATGGCAGAAATTGAGGAGATGGATGGTGTTCGATTGATCTGGTCATTACTTAAAAATGACTCCCCAAAAGTGCAAGCCGAGGCAGCATGGGCCCTAGTTCCTTGTGTCCAAAATGCAAAG AATTCTGGGGAACTAGTTCGAAGTTTTGTTGGTGGACTTGAACTGATGGTCCGTCTTCTTTACTCTCCTGATAATCAAGTACTTGCATGTGTTTGTGCGGCAATTGCAAAAGTAGCTCAAGACCGGGAGAATTTAGCCGTCATCTCTGATCACGGAGTCGTTCAAATGCTCTCACACCTAGTCAAGACT CGTGCTGTTAACAAGCAAGCAAATAAGATTACAGAAACGAATCCAGACTCATCCAGAAACAAAAGCGAACTAAAACAGAATTTGCTAGAGGAAGAG gatgaTGACAATTTACGAGAACACCTTGCAGCAGCCATTGCCAACTGTTGCAACTGGTCAACAAACTGTCATGAATTCGGTCGTCTTGGGGCTGTTACATCTCTAGTTGAATACATGATTAGTGAGAGGAAGCAAGTTCATCGTACCACTGCCCTTGCTCTTGCCAATCTCTCTCAAGACCCTTTCAACTGTATTACGTTGCATCAAAGTAGAGTTGTGCCTGTAAGTATCTCTTCGTTCACTAATAATTCATTGAACCCAGTCTAA